The proteins below come from a single Salinivibrio kushneri genomic window:
- a CDS encoding DUF2788 domain-containing protein, translated as MLYEHFQLLEKIGLDLVFAAIFFFIGMAIKDVLREGNVPVFGRRIVWFVLTLGCVGFIVKGVIQLVWEGVGIG; from the coding sequence ATGCTTTACGAGCACTTTCAATTGCTCGAGAAAATAGGTCTAGATCTCGTCTTCGCCGCGATTTTCTTTTTTATCGGCATGGCAATTAAAGACGTGTTACGTGAGGGCAATGTGCCAGTATTCGGCCGACGGATCGTCTGGTTTGTGCTCACACTAGGCTGTGTCGGCTTTATCGTAAAAGGTGTGATTCAGTTGGTTTGGGAAGGGGTCGGCATCGGCTAA
- a CDS encoding DUF4442 domain-containing protein, whose product MYRFYKPRIVKWALNSWPPFWGAGIHIDAISQDFKCVNMRLKLRWWNKNANRTQYGGSIFSLTDPVYALMLMGILGPQYHVWDKQADINFIKPGTTDLYADFVISDAVLTDIQQQAGRGDKVLPEFVVHVKDAHGEVVAEVRRTLYVRKKRQYRDIASKQAA is encoded by the coding sequence ATGTATCGCTTCTACAAACCACGTATTGTTAAGTGGGCACTTAACAGCTGGCCACCTTTTTGGGGCGCAGGGATCCATATTGACGCCATTAGCCAGGATTTTAAATGCGTCAACATGCGCTTGAAGCTCCGCTGGTGGAATAAAAATGCCAATCGTACCCAGTATGGCGGTAGCATCTTCTCTTTAACCGATCCTGTTTATGCGCTCATGTTAATGGGTATTCTCGGTCCCCAGTACCATGTTTGGGACAAGCAAGCAGATATCAATTTTATTAAGCCGGGAACGACGGACTTGTACGCAGATTTCGTGATCAGTGATGCGGTATTAACCGATATTCAACAACAAGCAGGACGAGGCGATAAGGTGCTGCCTGAGTTTGTTGTCCACGTCAAAGACGCGCATGGCGAGGTGGTTGCTGAAGTAAGGCGTACACTTTATGTGAGAAAAAAACGCCAGTATCGAGATATAGCCAGCAAACAAGCCGCATGA
- the seqA gene encoding replication initiation negative regulator SeqA: MKTIEVDDDLYRYIASQTQHIGESASDILRRLLLSDSAPQPTQAAPTTPSRSSGIVVSKDAGRSASVDRVKAMRTLLISDEFAAQERAIGRFMLILTTLYRVDQQGFADGMALKGRTRLYFADNPQTLLESGKTTKPKQIPDTPFWVITNTNTGRKRQMVEQLMEKMQFPSDLTEKVVNAI, translated from the coding sequence ATGAAGACGATAGAGGTTGACGACGATCTATACCGGTATATTGCCAGCCAAACTCAGCATATTGGCGAAAGCGCATCAGACATCCTGCGTCGCTTACTGCTGTCGGACTCGGCACCGCAGCCAACTCAGGCTGCGCCGACGACGCCCTCTCGTTCTAGCGGTATTGTTGTCAGTAAAGATGCTGGGCGCAGTGCGTCCGTCGATCGTGTCAAAGCGATGCGAACGTTATTGATTTCAGATGAGTTTGCGGCCCAAGAACGAGCGATTGGCCGCTTTATGCTGATCCTCACCACCTTATACCGTGTTGACCAACAAGGATTCGCAGATGGTATGGCGCTAAAAGGGCGAACCCGTCTGTATTTTGCCGATAATCCACAAACCTTATTAGAAAGCGGCAAAACCACCAAACCCAAGCAGATTCCAGACACCCCTTTTTGGGTCATCACCAACACGAATACTGGCCGTAAGCGTCAGATGGTGGAGCAGCTTATGGAAAAAATGCAGTTCCCGAGTGATTTGACTGAGAAGGTTGTGAACGCGATTTAA
- the fcrX gene encoding ferric iron uptake transcriptional regulator FcrX, whose product MSDNNQALKQAGLKVTLPRLKILEVLQQPDCQHISAEDLYKKLIDLGEEIGLATVYRVLNQFDDAGIVTRHHFEGGKSVFELATQHHHDHLVCLDCGKVIEFSDDLIEERQKEIAARFNVQLTNHSLYLYGHCKEGDCKADPSIHNAD is encoded by the coding sequence ATGTCAGACAATAACCAGGCGTTGAAGCAAGCTGGGCTCAAAGTCACCCTCCCACGGCTCAAGATCCTAGAAGTGCTGCAACAGCCAGATTGCCAGCACATCAGTGCCGAAGACCTGTATAAGAAATTAATCGACCTAGGTGAAGAAATTGGCCTAGCAACCGTGTACCGCGTACTGAACCAATTTGACGATGCAGGCATTGTCACGCGTCACCACTTTGAAGGCGGAAAGTCCGTATTTGAATTGGCGACACAGCATCATCATGACCATTTAGTCTGCCTTGACTGCGGTAAAGTGATTGAATTTTCTGATGATTTGATTGAAGAGCGTCAGAAAGAAATCGCCGCACGCTTTAATGTGCAACTGACAAACCATAGTTTGTATTTGTATGGTCACTGTAAGGAAGGCGATTGCAAAGCCGACCCATCCATTCATAACGCTGATTAA
- the fldA gene encoding flavodoxin FldA: MASVGLFFGSDTGNTEAIAKTIQKQLGKQMVHVQDIAKSSKEDIDNFDLLLIGIPTWYYGEAQCDWDDFFPELEQIDFSTKLVAIFGCGDQEDYAEYFCDAMGTVRDIIEAKGATIIGHWPTEGYEFEASQALVDDNHFVGLCVDEDRQPELTDERVSKWVKQVYEEMCLAELED, translated from the coding sequence ATGGCGAGTGTAGGTCTCTTCTTTGGTAGTGACACGGGAAACACGGAAGCAATTGCAAAAACCATTCAAAAGCAGTTAGGCAAGCAAATGGTTCACGTGCAGGATATCGCGAAGAGCAGCAAAGAAGATATTGATAACTTTGATTTGCTGCTGATCGGTATTCCAACATGGTATTACGGTGAAGCACAGTGCGACTGGGATGACTTTTTCCCAGAGTTAGAGCAAATTGACTTCTCAACAAAACTCGTGGCTATTTTCGGCTGTGGCGACCAGGAAGATTACGCAGAATACTTCTGTGATGCCATGGGCACCGTCCGCGACATCATTGAAGCGAAAGGCGCTACCATCATTGGTCATTGGCCAACGGAGGGGTATGAATTTGAAGCCTCACAAGCATTGGTTGATGACAACCATTTTGTTGGCTTGTGTGTGGATGAAGATCGCCAGCCTGAACTGACCGACGAGCGTGTGAGCAAGTGGGTGAAACAAGTTTACGAAGAAATGTGTCTAGCAGAGCTTGAAGACTAA
- the glnS gene encoding glutamine--tRNA ligase yields MSDAEARPTNFIRQIIDKDLAEGKHTAIVTRFPPEPNGYLHIGHAKSICLNFGIAQDYQGECNLRFDDTNPEKENVEYVESIKRDVQWLGFDWAGEVRYSSNYFDKLYAYAVELIEKGLAYVEELTPDEIREYRGTLTEPGKHSPYRERSVEENLALFEKMRAGEFAEGKACLRAKIDMASPFMVMRDPVLYRVRFAHHHQTGDKWCIYPMYDFTHCISDALEGITHSLCTLEFQDNRRLYDWVLENITIDCTPRQYEFSRLNLEYTVMSKRKLNQLVEEQLVNGWDDPRMLTISGLRRRGYTPASIREFCQRIGVTKQDNTIEMSALESCVRDDLNENAPRAMAVLDPIKLVIENKADDVEWLDAPNHPNQPEMGTRQVPFSREIWIEREDFRESANKKYKRLVLDKEVRLRNAYVVKAERCEKDDEGNITTVYCSYDPDTLGKDPADGRKVKGVIHWVSAAEALPAEFRLYDRLFTVPNPASADNFAETINPESLQVQHGYVEPSMQHAPVEKGYQFERTGYFCADSKDSCPDSLVFNRTVSLRDTWAKIEGK; encoded by the coding sequence ATGAGTGATGCTGAAGCTCGTCCCACTAACTTTATTCGCCAAATCATTGATAAAGACTTGGCGGAAGGGAAACACACAGCGATCGTGACACGTTTCCCACCTGAGCCGAATGGCTATTTGCACATCGGCCATGCAAAATCAATTTGTTTGAACTTCGGGATCGCACAAGACTATCAGGGTGAATGTAACCTGCGTTTTGATGATACCAACCCAGAAAAAGAAAACGTGGAATACGTTGAGTCTATCAAGCGAGACGTGCAATGGTTAGGCTTTGATTGGGCAGGAGAGGTGCGTTACTCCTCAAACTACTTTGATAAGCTTTATGCTTACGCGGTTGAACTGATTGAAAAAGGGCTAGCGTACGTCGAAGAGCTGACGCCCGATGAGATCAGAGAGTATCGTGGCACATTGACTGAGCCTGGCAAGCACAGCCCTTATCGCGAACGTTCTGTTGAAGAGAACTTAGCATTGTTTGAAAAAATGCGTGCTGGTGAGTTTGCAGAAGGTAAAGCCTGTTTGCGTGCCAAAATCGATATGGCGTCGCCCTTTATGGTGATGCGTGATCCGGTTTTATATCGCGTGCGTTTTGCGCATCATCACCAGACTGGGGATAAGTGGTGCATTTACCCAATGTATGACTTTACCCACTGCATCTCGGATGCACTGGAAGGAATTACCCATTCTCTGTGTACCCTCGAATTTCAAGATAACCGACGCCTATACGATTGGGTATTGGAAAACATCACCATCGACTGCACACCGCGCCAATATGAGTTCAGCCGCTTAAATCTCGAGTATACCGTGATGTCCAAGCGTAAGCTGAACCAACTGGTGGAAGAGCAATTAGTGAACGGTTGGGATGATCCGCGTATGCTGACCATTTCAGGCTTGCGTCGCCGTGGTTACACGCCTGCCTCTATTCGTGAATTTTGCCAGCGTATTGGTGTGACCAAGCAAGATAACACCATTGAAATGAGTGCACTTGAGTCTTGTGTACGCGATGACTTGAACGAAAATGCACCGCGTGCAATGGCAGTGCTCGATCCGATTAAACTGGTGATTGAAAACAAAGCTGATGACGTTGAGTGGCTAGATGCACCAAATCATCCAAACCAGCCAGAGATGGGGACGCGCCAAGTGCCATTCTCGCGCGAGATCTGGATTGAGCGCGAAGATTTCCGTGAATCAGCTAACAAGAAGTACAAACGATTGGTGCTGGACAAGGAAGTGCGTTTGCGCAATGCCTATGTGGTTAAAGCTGAACGTTGTGAGAAAGATGATGAAGGCAATATTACCACAGTGTATTGCAGCTATGATCCAGACACTCTCGGTAAGGATCCTGCCGATGGGCGTAAAGTAAAAGGGGTGATCCATTGGGTCTCTGCTGCTGAGGCGTTACCCGCTGAATTCCGTTTGTATGACCGCTTATTCACGGTGCCGAATCCGGCCAGCGCGGACAATTTCGCGGAAACCATCAACCCTGAGTCTCTACAGGTCCAACATGGCTATGTCGAACCAAGTATGCAGCATGCACCGGTAGAAAAGGGCTATCAGTTTGAGCGTACAGGCTATTTTTGTGCAGATAGCAAAGACAGCTGTCCTGACTCACTGGTTTTCAACCGGACGGTGAGCTTGCGTGATACCTGGGCGAAGATAGAAGGTAAATAA
- the sdhD gene encoding succinate dehydrogenase, hydrophobic membrane anchor protein — MVTKNISSVGRNGVHDYVLIRATAILITLYTLYMVGFAVFGPEITYASWTAFFGQTSTKVFTMLALVSVLIHGWIGMWQVLTDYIKPALLRGMLQLGVVAMLLIYVFAGFFVLWGV, encoded by the coding sequence ATGGTAACGAAAAACATCTCATCGGTCGGGCGCAATGGCGTGCACGACTATGTGCTGATTCGCGCCACTGCGATTCTCATCACACTTTACACACTTTATATGGTCGGTTTTGCCGTTTTTGGCCCTGAGATTACGTATGCCTCATGGACAGCCTTTTTCGGCCAGACCAGTACCAAAGTCTTTACCATGTTAGCCCTGGTCTCCGTGCTGATTCACGGCTGGATCGGAATGTGGCAAGTATTGACTGACTATATTAAGCCAGCCTTGCTGCGTGGCATGTTGCAACTTGGCGTTGTGGCGATGCTACTGATCTACGTTTTCGCCGGTTTCTTTGTATTGTGGGGTGTGTAA
- a CDS encoding citrate synthase translates to MAEKKATLHIEGKAPIELPIIEGTVGPEVIDVRQLVNEGYFTFDPGFVATGSCNSQITYIDGAAGVLLHRGYPIDQLANNADYLEVCYILLYGEVPTTKQYDEFRSMIVRHTMVHEQIASFFHGFRRDAHPMAVMVGVVGALAAFYHDSLDINNDQHREITAFRLLSKMPTLAAMCYKYSIGQPFIYPRNDLDYAENFLHMMFATPCEEYEVNPVVARAMDKIFTLHADHEQNASTSTVRLAGSSGANPFACIAAGIASLWGPAHGGANEACLRMFEQIGHVDNIPEYIARAKDKDDPFRLMGFGHRVYKNYDPRATVMREACHEVLNELQIQDPLLDVAMELERIALSDDYFIDKKLYPNVDFYSGIILKAIGIPTSMFTVIFAMSRTIGWIAHWNEMHTDPHKRIGRPRQLYTGYTQREFTPMDERS, encoded by the coding sequence ATGGCAGAGAAGAAAGCTACCCTACACATTGAAGGGAAAGCACCAATCGAACTGCCGATTATCGAGGGCACCGTCGGTCCAGAAGTCATTGATGTGCGCCAGCTGGTAAACGAAGGCTATTTCACCTTTGATCCTGGTTTTGTCGCAACAGGTTCATGCAACTCGCAAATCACCTACATCGATGGCGCAGCCGGCGTATTGCTGCACCGCGGTTACCCGATAGATCAACTTGCCAATAACGCTGATTATTTAGAAGTCTGTTATATCCTGCTCTACGGTGAAGTCCCTACAACAAAGCAATATGATGAGTTTCGCTCAATGATCGTGCGCCACACCATGGTGCATGAGCAAATTGCGAGCTTCTTCCACGGCTTCCGCCGTGATGCGCACCCAATGGCCGTTATGGTCGGGGTTGTAGGTGCACTGGCCGCGTTCTATCACGACTCTCTCGACATCAACAACGACCAGCACCGCGAAATCACGGCGTTCCGTCTGTTGTCGAAAATGCCGACACTGGCTGCAATGTGTTACAAGTACTCAATCGGACAGCCATTTATCTACCCACGTAATGACCTTGATTACGCAGAAAACTTCCTTCATATGATGTTCGCCACTCCGTGTGAAGAATATGAAGTGAACCCAGTGGTCGCGCGTGCAATGGATAAGATCTTTACCCTGCATGCAGACCATGAACAAAACGCATCAACATCGACGGTACGTCTGGCGGGCTCTTCAGGTGCTAACCCATTTGCTTGTATTGCGGCTGGGATCGCCTCGCTATGGGGGCCTGCGCATGGTGGCGCGAACGAAGCGTGCTTGCGCATGTTTGAGCAAATTGGGCATGTTGATAACATTCCTGAGTATATTGCTCGCGCAAAAGATAAAGACGATCCATTCCGTCTGATGGGCTTTGGTCATCGTGTCTACAAAAACTACGACCCTCGTGCGACAGTAATGCGTGAAGCCTGCCATGAAGTGCTTAACGAGTTACAAATCCAAGACCCATTACTGGATGTGGCCATGGAGCTGGAGCGTATCGCGCTGTCAGATGACTACTTTATCGATAAGAAACTTTACCCGAACGTTGATTTCTATTCAGGCATTATCCTGAAAGCAATCGGGATCCCTACATCGATGTTTACTGTCATCTTTGCAATGTCTCGTACCATAGGCTGGATTGCCCACTGGAATGAGATGCATACCGATCCGCACAAGCGAATCGGACGCCCGCGTCAACTTTACACTGGGTATACGCAACGCGAATTTACCCCAATGGATGAGCGCAGCTAA
- a CDS encoding alpha/beta fold hydrolase, with protein MLLNGKSRGEGSPLVLIHGLFGDLDNLGGLAKTLADHFCVYQIDLPNHGRSYHTECTDYQSQSDAVVAWMDAQQLESAIIVGHSMGGKVAMAVAQRFPKRVEQLVVMDIAPVDYQVNRHDNVFKALHQTQRVTLESRQQAQTIMNESIENPGVSQFLLKSLYKTDHGHYAWRFNIDNLYHGYRDIMGWTEFGQYSGPTLFVKGQNSEYILPDHREAIVAQFPHSKAHMVAGTGHWLHAEKPAVVASVIERFLMPSER; from the coding sequence GTGTTGTTAAACGGAAAGTCTCGCGGTGAGGGCTCACCGCTCGTATTGATCCACGGTTTATTCGGTGATCTCGATAATTTAGGCGGGCTAGCAAAGACACTGGCCGATCATTTTTGTGTCTACCAAATTGATCTACCTAACCATGGTCGATCCTATCATACAGAGTGCACAGATTATCAAAGCCAGTCTGATGCCGTGGTCGCATGGATGGATGCACAACAGCTTGAGTCAGCCATCATCGTCGGTCACTCAATGGGTGGTAAAGTGGCTATGGCCGTCGCTCAGCGTTTCCCTAAGCGCGTAGAACAATTAGTAGTGATGGATATTGCCCCAGTCGATTATCAAGTTAATCGCCATGACAATGTTTTCAAGGCATTGCATCAGACACAAAGGGTGACACTGGAAAGCCGCCAACAAGCGCAAACCATTATGAATGAATCGATCGAAAATCCAGGCGTGAGCCAATTTTTATTGAAATCACTCTATAAAACCGATCACGGTCACTACGCCTGGCGCTTCAATATTGATAATCTTTATCACGGCTATCGTGACATCATGGGATGGACAGAGTTTGGCCAGTATTCGGGCCCAACTCTGTTTGTCAAAGGGCAGAACTCTGAATACATTCTGCCAGACCACCGCGAGGCCATTGTCGCTCAGTTTCCTCATTCAAAAGCGCATATGGTGGCAGGCACGGGTCATTGGCTACATGCTGAAAAACCGGCGGTGGTTGCCAGCGTCATAGAACGTTTTTTAATGCCGAGCGAGCGTTAA
- a CDS encoding Nif3-like dinuclear metal center hexameric protein, protein MNNFELEALLNAELKPDRIKDYSPNGLQVQGRDEIKTIVTGVTACQDLIEAAIAQQADAILVHHGYFWRGEPQTIRGMKYQRIKKLIEHGINLYGYHLPLDIHPTLGNNAQLAKRLGIELLGGLEPDNPVSIPVYGKLSAPMTLAQFEQQVATVLNRAPLVIDGGQQTRIETVGLCTGGAQDFIDLAASQGMDAYLSGEVSERTTFSAREQGVHYIAAGHHATERYGVKALGEWLADQHGFNVHFVDIDNPV, encoded by the coding sequence ATGAATAACTTTGAACTGGAAGCATTGCTCAACGCCGAACTAAAACCTGATCGCATCAAAGACTACAGTCCGAATGGCTTACAGGTGCAAGGGCGTGATGAGATAAAAACGATCGTCACCGGGGTGACGGCCTGCCAAGATTTGATTGAGGCTGCCATCGCGCAGCAAGCGGATGCTATTCTCGTGCATCATGGTTATTTTTGGCGAGGTGAGCCACAAACGATCCGCGGGATGAAATATCAACGGATCAAGAAGTTGATTGAACACGGCATCAATCTATACGGTTATCACTTGCCGTTGGATATTCATCCGACGCTGGGTAACAATGCGCAGCTTGCCAAGCGTTTAGGCATTGAGCTGCTTGGGGGACTGGAGCCTGACAATCCGGTCTCTATTCCTGTTTACGGAAAGCTTTCAGCACCCATGACGTTGGCGCAGTTTGAGCAACAAGTGGCCACGGTGCTTAACCGGGCGCCCCTTGTGATTGACGGTGGGCAGCAAACGCGGATTGAGACCGTGGGGCTTTGTACCGGTGGCGCGCAAGATTTTATCGACTTGGCTGCCTCTCAAGGTATGGATGCGTATTTATCAGGTGAAGTGTCTGAGCGTACGACGTTCTCTGCTCGCGAGCAAGGCGTGCATTACATCGCTGCAGGGCATCATGCAACTGAACGGTATGGTGTGAAAGCCTTGGGTGAGTGGCTGGCAGACCAGCATGGCTTCAATGTGCACTTTGTTGATATAGACAACCCGGTTTAA
- a CDS encoding DUF2517 family protein, with protein MYTPFDKTRVVLRRCAVVIAGITCLPTLIVPPMASRIYSHLHQVWLKDSTKPVWLAESEKAGGFF; from the coding sequence ATGTATACTCCGTTCGATAAAACCCGTGTTGTATTGCGCCGCTGCGCGGTTGTGATCGCGGGCATCACTTGCCTGCCAACGCTGATTGTGCCGCCCATGGCCTCGCGTATATATAGCCATTTACATCAAGTCTGGCTTAAAGACAGCACCAAGCCAGTCTGGTTAGCTGAGTCTGAAAAAGCCGGCGGGTTTTTCTAA
- the pgm gene encoding phosphoglucomutase (alpha-D-glucose-1,6-bisphosphate-dependent) yields MAVHPQAGQRANPQDLCDIPALVTRFFQAQPRPGHPSQRVAFGTSGHRGSALNTTFNRDHILAIAQAICDERSARGISGPVFVGKDTHALSEPAFGAVVEVLTANQVQVIAQADQGYTPTPGISQQILAYNRDHAEQADGIVITPSHNPPQDGGIKYNPPHGGPAEGAITKSIESRANDYIDAGLEGVQRWTIDEARVSAYYQEQDLVTPYVAGLERVVDIKTIQAAGLKLAVDPLGGAGIRYWQQIAAHYQLDITLINDHIDPTFGFMPRDGDGVIRMDCSSAYAMAGLLAYKDDYDLAFGNDPDFDRHGIVTPAGLMNPNHYLAVCIDYLFRHRPQWSADLGVGKTLVSSAIIDKVVGDLARPLVEVPVGFKWFVPGLSEGTLGFGGEESAGASFLTFDGKPWSTDKDGIILCLLAAEILAVTGLTPQAYYQKLADKHGDPAYNRLQAIANAEQKQVLSELSPEMVTAETLAGDTITAKLTHAPGNGAAVGGLKVVTEFGWFAARPSGTEDIYKIYCESFKGDEHLRLIEQEAQQIVDRVFNEQGV; encoded by the coding sequence ATGGCAGTGCATCCTCAAGCCGGACAGCGCGCGAATCCGCAAGATTTGTGTGATATCCCGGCGCTTGTGACGCGTTTTTTCCAGGCTCAACCACGTCCAGGTCATCCGTCGCAACGTGTTGCGTTTGGGACGTCAGGACACCGTGGAAGCGCGTTGAACACCACGTTTAACCGCGATCATATTTTGGCGATTGCACAAGCAATTTGTGATGAGCGCAGCGCGCGCGGCATTTCTGGCCCTGTCTTTGTGGGAAAAGACACTCATGCGCTTTCCGAACCCGCCTTCGGTGCCGTGGTTGAAGTATTGACGGCCAATCAGGTACAGGTTATTGCGCAAGCCGATCAGGGCTATACGCCAACACCGGGCATTTCCCAACAAATTCTGGCTTATAACCGTGATCATGCAGAGCAAGCGGATGGGATTGTGATCACCCCTTCACATAACCCGCCGCAAGATGGTGGCATCAAGTACAATCCACCTCATGGTGGTCCAGCAGAAGGGGCCATCACAAAATCGATTGAATCACGCGCCAACGACTATATTGATGCTGGCTTAGAAGGCGTTCAACGATGGACTATCGACGAAGCACGGGTAAGCGCTTACTACCAGGAGCAAGACTTAGTGACTCCTTATGTCGCAGGGCTGGAGCGTGTCGTTGATATCAAGACCATTCAAGCGGCAGGCTTAAAACTTGCCGTCGACCCTTTGGGGGGCGCAGGGATCCGCTATTGGCAGCAAATTGCCGCGCATTATCAACTCGATATAACCCTGATTAATGACCATATCGACCCAACGTTTGGCTTTATGCCTCGCGATGGTGACGGCGTAATTCGTATGGATTGCTCGTCGGCATACGCAATGGCTGGACTACTGGCGTACAAAGATGATTATGATTTGGCATTTGGTAATGATCCAGATTTTGATCGTCACGGCATTGTGACCCCAGCTGGCTTGATGAACCCGAATCACTATTTAGCGGTGTGCATTGATTATTTATTCCGCCACCGTCCGCAATGGTCAGCCGATTTAGGCGTGGGTAAGACCCTCGTATCCAGTGCGATCATTGATAAGGTGGTTGGCGACCTCGCTCGCCCGCTGGTTGAAGTGCCTGTCGGTTTTAAATGGTTTGTGCCCGGCTTGAGTGAAGGAACGCTTGGCTTTGGCGGGGAAGAAAGTGCCGGTGCTTCATTCTTAACCTTTGATGGTAAACCTTGGTCAACGGATAAAGATGGCATTATTCTCTGCTTATTGGCTGCTGAGATCTTGGCAGTAACGGGACTGACGCCTCAAGCCTATTACCAGAAACTTGCCGACAAGCACGGTGATCCGGCGTATAACCGTTTACAAGCCATTGCTAACGCTGAGCAAAAACAGGTGCTCAGTGAGCTAAGCCCAGAGATGGTGACAGCGGAGACCTTGGCCGGTGATACCATTACCGCCAAACTGACCCACGCACCGGGCAACGGCGCTGCCGTCGGTGGTTTGAAAGTCGTCACTGAATTTGGTTGGTTCGCGGCGCGCCCATCAGGGACAGAAGATATCTATAAAATCTACTGTGAAAGCTTTAAAGGCGATGAGCATTTGCGTTTGATTGAACAAGAAGCGCAACAAATAGTTGATCGTGTGTTCAATGAGCAAGGTGTTTAG
- a CDS encoding DUF1853 family protein, with product MNDAYPLFSNPSQINADFSWLQNQFSLLSDKRFPVVPHHLWQPTLLPSPAAYTGPSRIGFYYQWLLNQLIDCHPHLALEAEEIQINEAGKTRGAIDFLVRYQGQLEHWEVAVKFYLAYDNRWLGPNAKDALDIKVARMLDHQLALSSHPSFCQQYPHWQPSKKRLMVQGRLYRHYHSEQPLPDWPPVNHDSIGGWWCWPDALPTDREFAVLARDQWLSLPAFADLPKLERASLQGLSRTCHLLDDSLTPWFVVPSDWPANVPPLPSRQ from the coding sequence ATGAATGACGCCTATCCCCTATTTAGTAACCCGTCCCAAATCAACGCCGATTTTAGTTGGTTACAAAATCAGTTTTCACTGCTCAGCGATAAGCGCTTCCCAGTTGTGCCTCATCACCTTTGGCAACCCACATTACTGCCATCTCCCGCAGCCTATACGGGTCCAAGCCGTATCGGCTTTTACTATCAGTGGCTGCTCAATCAGCTCATTGATTGTCACCCTCATTTGGCACTAGAAGCTGAGGAAATCCAGATTAATGAAGCCGGCAAGACGCGAGGTGCCATCGATTTTTTAGTCAGATATCAGGGGCAACTAGAGCACTGGGAGGTAGCGGTAAAATTCTACCTTGCCTATGACAACCGTTGGTTAGGCCCCAATGCCAAGGATGCGTTGGATATTAAAGTGGCGCGAATGCTTGACCACCAATTGGCCTTGTCCAGCCACCCAAGCTTTTGCCAGCAATACCCACACTGGCAACCGAGTAAGAAGCGTTTGATGGTGCAAGGAAGGTTGTACCGCCATTATCACAGCGAGCAGCCCCTACCAGACTGGCCACCCGTCAATCATGACAGCATTGGGGGATGGTGGTGTTGGCCAGATGCATTACCAACAGACAGGGAATTTGCCGTATTGGCGCGCGATCAATGGCTATCACTGCCTGCCTTTGCGGATCTACCCAAGCTAGAGCGCGCTTCACTTCAGGGGCTGTCTCGCACCTGTCACTTGCTAGATGATTCACTCACCCCTTGGTTCGTGGTACCCAGCGATTGGCCCGCCAATGTGCCGCCCTTGCCTTCTCGCCAATAA
- the sdhC gene encoding succinate dehydrogenase cytochrome b556 subunit, translated as MGNIVKERKSRPVNLDLQTIRFPITAIASILHRVAGVITFVSIAILLWLLSLSLSSPDGFQSAAAIVDSFFVKLILWGILTALAYHIVGGIRHLIQDMGYFEELESGAQSAQVAFVITGVLSVLAGVLVW; from the coding sequence GTGGGCAATATCGTGAAAGAAAGAAAGTCAAGACCCGTAAACCTCGACCTCCAGACGATTCGTTTTCCGATAACAGCGATTGCGTCTATATTGCATCGAGTGGCAGGTGTCATCACCTTTGTCTCGATCGCCATCCTCCTATGGCTGCTTAGCCTCTCTCTCTCTTCTCCTGATGGATTCCAATCCGCTGCTGCGATTGTCGATAGCTTTTTCGTCAAACTGATCCTTTGGGGTATTTTGACCGCGCTTGCTTATCACATTGTCGGTGGCATCCGTCACTTAATCCAAGACATGGGTTATTTTGAAGAGCTTGAGTCAGGCGCGCAAAGTGCGCAGGTTGCATTTGTTATCACCGGCGTATTGTCTGTGTTGGCGGGGGTTTTAGTATGGTAA